The segment TACACCGGCCAGTATCTGGCCCCCTACCTGAAGGCGAAGCCGAAAAGCCGGAAGAGGGCATGAAGAAGGGCCGGGGTCATCCCCGGCCTTTTTCTTATGGCCGATTTTTGCCCTGGAAACAAAGCGGCAGCGGGGGTGTTTCCTCTTCATCGTTCGCCAAACAGGATGGAGACGGAGCATGTCCAGGACCATGATGTCCGGTGTGGCGCTGGCCTTCGGCGCGGCCCTGCTGGTCAGCGCCTGCGGGACCGACGAGTCCACCAGCACCACGACCACCACCACGACCACCTCGCCCAACTACGGCAACTCCAGCCTGACCACCCCGCCGACCGGCGGCTCGACCACCACCGAGCGCACGACGACGACCAAGAGCGAATAAGGACTTTTCGTTTCGCTCCCAAATGAAACGGCCGGTTCCGCACAGGCGGGACCGGCCGTTGTCTTGCCGGTCCCTCCACTGTTCGTCCTACCAACGTACAAGTTTCAATCCCTCCCCGCTCGGCTAGGATTTCGAGGCGCGCCCAATGAAGCGCGCCGGAACAGCCGAACAACGGAGGGAACCCCATGCGCACCCTGTTCGCGATCATGGCCGCCATGATTGCGCTGGCAAGCCCGGCCCTGGCCGTCGAGGTCACGGAATCGACCACCTTGCCCTACCCGGTCGAGAAGGTCTGGCAGCAGATCGGCCCCTTCTGCAACCTCGGCACATGGCATCCCGCCGTGGAAAGCTGCACCCTGCGCCGGAAGGACGGCGCGCAGAAGCGCGTGCTGGCCCTCAAGGGCGGCGGCGCGATCGAGGAGCGGCTGCTCTCCTCCTCCGCCAGCAGCCATCGCATCCGCTATTCGATCCTGACCAGCCCTCTGCCGGTCAAGGACTACGCGGCCTCCCTGTCGGCCGAACCGGCGGGCAAGGGCACGCGCGTCGTGTGGAAGGCGCGCTACACCTCCAACGGCGCCAGCGATGAGGAATCGCGCAAGGTGATCTCCGGCATCTTCACCGCGGGCTTCGACGGGCTGAAGCAGAAGCTCGCCGCCCAGTAAGTCACCGCTGTTCTGCGGAGCGATCAGGAGCGCCGGACCGTAGGGGCGCTTCTGGTCGCGATTCCGCGCCGTGGTCCGGTTGGTCTTGCCGTGGCGACAATGACGGTCTACTTGTTCGGCAACTTTGTGAAAGTTGCTGATATGGTCGACACGTCCCATTCCCCCGTTCACGTCATCGGCGGCGGCCTTGCCGGGTCCGAAGCCGCTTGGCAGCTCGCCCAACGCGGCGTTCCCGTCGTGCTGCACGAGATGCGGCCCGTCCGCCCGACCGAGGCGCACAGCACCGACCAGTTCGCCGAACTGGTCTGCTCCAACTCCTTCCGGTCGGACGACGCGGAGTACAACGCCGTCGGGCTGCTGCACGAGGAGATGCGGCGCTGCGGTTCGCTGATCCTGCGCTGCGCCGACGCGCACAAGGTGCCGGCGGGCGGTGCGCTGGCCATGGACCGCGACGGCTTCGCGGGCGCGGTGACCGAGGCGATCACCGGCCATCCGCTCATCATCGTGGAACGCGGCGAGGTCGCCGGCCTGCCGCCGGAAGCGTGGGACAGCGT is part of the Azospirillum baldaniorum genome and harbors:
- a CDS encoding SRPBCC family protein; amino-acid sequence: MRTLFAIMAAMIALASPALAVEVTESTTLPYPVEKVWQQIGPFCNLGTWHPAVESCTLRRKDGAQKRVLALKGGGAIEERLLSSSASSHRIRYSILTSPLPVKDYAASLSAEPAGKGTRVVWKARYTSNGASDEESRKVISGIFTAGFDGLKQKLAAQ